The genomic DNA TATTCCACCATATAATTTATTGTTTAAAAAAAGTAAATTTTTAGTATCTCTTTCATCAAGGAAACCAATAAGCTTTGCTTTTTTTAAAAGAGCACATCCAGATAATTTTACAACTTCTTTTCCAAAATCCTCTACGATGTAAGCGACGGGCAAAATCGCAGCAGATGCATCTGACTGTATTTGATTTATCAAATCCCATAGTTCTATATTAGGATATTTAGAAACACTTCTTGAGTTTTCAAGAATTTCATCAATATGAAATGAAACTATCTTTTCTGATTCTGTTTTTGCTTTAAATATATCGCCTGCTTTTTTACCCTTAACAAGGACTATCTTCATATCTGAGCGAACTTCAGCGTCCCTTTCAATGAAATCTAAAACATCTATAATACCTCTTTTTGCAATCTTTTCACTTATGTAAACAGTTTTTGAGTGTGCCCAGTAAATTTTTTTTCCTGATTTTGCAATTATGTTTCTTACTGCATCAAATATTGTTTCACCTTCAGAAGTAAAATATTCAGGCATTTGCTGGATTCCATTTTCAGCAGTTTTTAATGTAACAATTTCAACTGTCAAAGAATAAACATTTTTATCTTCATCATAATCAAATGATATTCCGGCGGCAGGCGCAATCTTATCTATTTCTCTGTAGTTCCAGCAAGAGGAATATAATAACACAATTAATGTCAAAATAATAATTTTAACTAACTTCACCGTTATCCTTTCCCTTCATAGGATTTATAGAAGTATTTCTAACTTTATTTTTAGCACCTATTAAAATTGGCCTCAACTTCATTGCCCACCATGGAACTCTTATGGCAGTATCTTTAATATTCTGAAAATCTATTGAAACAGCATGTAGTGTGTAGGGAACCCCAAAACTTTTCATTGAAAATAATTGAATAAACATAGTAAACAAACCAAACATTGTTCCGTAAAAACCTAAAAATGCTGTAAAAAAAAGTATTATAAATCTATATGCTATTATAGAAGTTGTTAATTGAGGTATTAAAAATTCAGTTATTCCTGTTAAAGCAGTTATAATAACCATTGGAGCGCTAATAAATCTTGCACTTACAGCAGCCTCACCAATAACAAGAACTCCAACTATGCTGACAGCCTGACCCACTGGTTTTGGGAGCCTAGTTCCAGCTTCTCTTAATATTTCGAAAACAAATATCATGCCAAATGCTTCTATAACAGTTGGAAATGGAACCCCTTCTCTTGCAGCAGCAATGCTAAGAAGCAAGGGTGTTGGGAGCAATTCCTGGTGATAATTAGAAAGAGCAATAAATAAAGAAGGTATGGTGGTGGAAAGAAAAAAACCTAATATTCGTATAAGCCTGTTAAATGAAGCAAATAACCAGCTTGAATAATAATCTTCATTTGATTGGAATGCTTCAATTAATAGGTATGGTAAAGTTAAAGCAAAGGGAGAGCCGTCTACAATTATTGCAATACGGCCTTCTAATATTTTGCTGCAGACAACATCCGGTCTTTCAGTATAGCCTATAGTTTGAAATGTGCTGAATGGATGGTCACATATAAGCTCTGAGATATATCCTGAATCCAAAATAGAGTCTATTTCGATAGCATCAAGTCTTTTTAAAACTTCTTGCAGAATACCTTCAGAAGAAATGCTGGAAATATAAGCAATACATATGTTTGTTTTGGTGTATTTACCCACTTCTTTAAATATGAATTTTAAGTCAGGGTGTGGAATTCTCCTTCTTATCAACGAAAGATTGGTAATAATAGATTCATTAAAACCCTCTCTTGGACCCCTTACTATAGTTTCAGATGCAGGTTCATCTATTGAACGCGTTGAAAATCCCCTGGCATCGATTAAAATTGATTTTCCTTCACCATCAATAAAAAGAGAAGATTTGCCATTAAGGATGGAGTTTATTACATATTCAAAATCTGAGCTTAATTCTATTGATAAAGATGATAGAATAGTTTTGGTTAATTGCTCAGCTAAATCGTTATCATTTGTTATAAAATCGCTATACAATATTTTGCTGATTACATCGCTTGTTATAGAGTCTTCCTTAACCAATCCATTTATATAAACTATACAAAACTTAGTATTATTCTTCTGTAAAAACCTGCAAACTAATGTTTTATCTTCTTTAAATATTTCTCTTATTTTATCTATATTTTCGTTTAATGAATTAGAAATTCTTGATTTATTGTTCTTATTACTATTAAACTTATTCCACAGCATATTTAAACTCCCTCAACATTTTTAATATTATTTTTACTAAAAAAATACATTTTATTCAAAATGTTCAAAAAAAATTACAATTAAATTGTAACGCAACAATATTGACATAATAAAATTTAATGTTAGAATAATTTTGAATTTAGAAGATACATAATGTATCGATACAATAAGGAGGGGCAATATGGAAAGATACAAATTAAACGCAGACCTTGCTAAGATGTTAAAGGGCGGGGTGATTATGGATGTAACAAATGCTAAGGAGGCTGAAATTGCTGAAAGGGCAGGTGCATGCGCTGTTATGGCACTAGAGAGAGTTCCAGCCGATATTAGAAAACAGGGTGGGGTTGCAAGAATGTCTGACCCTAAACTTATCAAGGAAATAAAGAGAGCAGTTTCAATTCCTGTAATGGCAAAGGTGAGAATAGGACATATAGTAGAGGCACAAATACTTGAAGCTTTAGAAATAGACTATATCGATGAAAGCGAAGTTTTAACTCCAGCAGATGATAAGTATCACATCAACAAATGGGATTTTAAAGTTCCTTTTGTGTGTGGCGCAAGAAATTTAGGAGAGGCCCTAAGAAGAATAGGAGAAGGGGCTGCTATGATTAGAACAAAGGGCGAAGCCGGAACAGGAAATGTTGTTGAGGCTGTAAGGCATATTAGGCAGATAATGGATGACATAAGAAAGGTAAAGAATGCTCCAATTGAAGAGCTTATGACAATAGCTAAAGAGTTGGAAGCCCCATATCATCTTGTAGAATATGTTTGGAGGGAAGGAAAGCTTCCGGTTGTGAATTTTGCGGCTGGGGGAATTGCAACGCCAGCGGATGCTGCCCTAATGATGCAGCTTGGAGCAGAAGGAATATTTGTTGGTTCAGGTATATTCAAATCATCCAATCCAGAAAAAAGAGCAAAGGCTATTGTTTTAGCTACAACATATTATAAAGATGCAAATGTTCTGGCAGAAATCTCAGAGGATTTAGGAGAGCCTATGTTTGGAATTGAGATAAATGAGCTTAAAAACAATCTTGCTGAAAGAGGCTGGTAAAATGAATATAGGAGTTTTGTCTGTTCAAGGTGGAGTGATTGAACACATAAACCATCTTAAAGCACTGGATGTTGAGGCGATTGAAATAAAAAAGAAGGAAGAATTAGATGAAATTGATGGGATTATTCTACCAGGAGGAGAGAGCACTACAATAGGTAAAATAATTTCTGAAAATGGAATAAAAGATAAGCTTGTAGAATTGATAAAAAATGGACTTCCCGTCTGGGGAACCTGTGCAGGGATGATTCTTCTTGCAAAGGAAATTAAGAATGACAGAAGAAGACATTTGTGTGTTATGGATATTGAAGTTGAAAGAAATGCATTTGGTAGTCAGATAAACAGTTTTATTGTAAACAGCAAACTTGAGAATATTTCAAACGAGTCTATTCCGCTAATTTTTATAAGGGCTCCATATATTAGCACATTATTATCGGGTAATGTTGAAATAATTCACAAGATAGATGGAAAGATTGTTGCAGCAAGACAAAAGAATATGCTCGCAACAGCATTTCATCCAGAGCTTAGCGATAGTTTGGAGTTTCATAAATACTTTATAGAAAGAATGTGCAAACAATAAATAAATTTAATAGAAATATCCGTCTAAAATTTTGAATAAAAATCCCATGAATTGTTTTTTGAGGACTTCGAATGAGTTAAGTCTTAAAAATAATTCATGGGATTTATAATTAGACTTGATATTGGTTTATTTTCCTAAAGCTTCACTTATTTTGTCAAGGACAAATTGGCGGTGCTCAGGGATGTTTTCAAAATCAAGGTTGTCTACATTAATTTTAAGAATAGGCGAAATTGAATATTGCTCAAAATATTCTCTATAGTTTTTGTTCAATTTTTCCCAATATTCCCTTTCAACTATCTTTTCATAATCACGGCCGCGAAGATTAATTCTTCTTATTGCTTCATCAACTGATATTTCAAGATAAATCATAAGCTTTGGAGGATGGCAGTGTTCAATCATATTTTCAAAAAGCTCTATGTAAAGGTCGAACTCTTCCTGGCTCATTTCTCCGCTGTCCTTTAACATCTTTGCAAAAATGACATCTCCATAAATACTTCTATCCATAACAGCATTATCTACCATTGAAGCTTCCTTGATATGCTTAAACCTCTTGTTTAAGAAAAATATCTGCAGCGGAAAGCTATATCTATGTCTGTCATAGTAGAATTTCTCAAGAATTGGATTGTCAAAAACAGGTTCTTCAAAAGGAATATAACCCTGTTCCTTCAAAATTTTCATTAGGGTGGTTTTTCCTACACCAACAACACCATCGATAACAAGCATGTCCCAAAATCCTCCTTTATTTATCTTGCTGAGAGCATCAAAGTAAAACATATTATCTCCCCTCGAATTTTTAGTCCTATTAAGTATATAAAATTTAGACCATTATTACAATAGTTTTTGCCATATATAACCATTAGCGATGAAGAAAAATATTTTACTATTACGTCGAAAAAACGAATATGTTTAAAATTCTAATGATTAATAATTAAAGGTAAATTTATCCTTCCATCATTCAAAATAGCGAAGGACAGTTTAGAAAATTTTGAAAATATTCACTATTTAGGGAAAAAATTTGTTGAAATTTGCGATTTTTTAATTGCAGGAAAAACGTAAATTTTGTTGAATAAATATAGGTGGTAATGATTGTTGTTGAATGAAGGTGGTTTTGTGAATATTAATGAATCAGAAGTCTCCATTTTAGGATACGGAAATGTATTCTATAAGATGTTCGTAAACAGCCCAAATATTGTGCTGCTTGCGGATGAAGACGGTAAATTAATTCTTGCTAACAGAATGTTTTACAGGATAGTTAAAGATGAAATAGTTGATAAAAATATTTTTGATATTTTCAACTTCAACAAGGATGAAATTACAACTCATTTAAAAAAGAATGAGGAACTTTTCATCGAGAAATTTATTTATAATAAATATGGAAAAGAGTTATGGCTCAAAATTCACTTTTACCTTGTAAAACATAAAGAGAGAAGATTCTTAACAGCTATTTTAAACGACATTACAGACATAGTTGAAATGACAAGAAGAATTGACGATGATGAGATGATGCTTTCAAACATTTTAAACGGGGTCGAGGATTTTATATGCATGACGGATTTAGGGGGAACGATTACATATCTAAATTCTTCAGCAGAGAGAATACTTGGATTTAAGAAAGAAGAAATGATAGGCAAAAAACTTAGTGAATATTTTCACCAGGATGAGTTGGAGGAAGCAAAAAAAGAGTTTCAAAATCTACTGGATGGCAAAGGTGTGATTGATAAGAGAAAATTTAGACTGCTAAATTCAAATGGAGAATACATATGGTTTGAATTTATACACAGCTCTTTAATAGAAGAAAATAATGTGAAAGTTGGAACTATACTTATTTGTAGGGAAATTACCGAAAAGATAAGAATGGAACATGAAAACAAAAAAATAGCCCAGGAACTTGAATACGAGAGATTGAAAAGCGAATTTTTGGCAAATGTTTCACACGAGTTAAAGACACCTCTAAACGTCATTTACGGAATAGTTCAGCTAATGGAGATGTTTAAAAACAAGAATGAAACGACTGAATTTGTCAACAACTTTGATAAATTTTTCCCTATTTTGAAACAAAACACATATAGGCTCTTGAGGTTAACCAACAATATTGTTGATTTAACAAAGGCAGATGCTGGCTTTTTAACGCTCAATGCTGAAAATGTAGACATTGTTTATCTTGTTGAGGAAATATGCAATTCAACAAGAAATTATTTAAGCAGCAAAAATATAGAATTGATATTTAACACCGAAGTAGAAGAAAAGGTAATAGCCTGTGATACAAACAAAATAGAAAGAGTTATTCTTAATTTATTGTCTAACGCAGTTAAATTTTCAAACAATAATGGAAGGATAGAAGTAGACATAAGGGAAATACCAGGAAAAGTTCAGTTGACAATCAGCGACAATGGTATTGGGATTCCTAAAGAAATGCTTAATGAAGTTTTTGATAGATTTAAGCTGGTTGACACAACGCTAACACGCGAGAACGAAGGAAGCGGTATTGGACTTTCTCTTGTAAAGGAATTTATAGATTTGCACGCCGGGACAATAGAAGTTGAAAGCACAGTTGGCTTGGGAACAAAATTTATTATTACCCTGCCTGACATAACATTAGAAGATGAAAGTGCAGCATCATACTCGGAGAAAAACTACCTCGAGCAGGTGCACGTAGAATTTTCAGATTTGTCTAAGTAAATTAAAAGCCCACAAAGTATTAATAAACTCGGCATTAAGATTAAAGATAGATGCCGAGTTAGTCCTTTTAGGGGCTTTTGTTATTTGCAGTTTATTTAATATATTTGTTAACGTTTTTTAGATGTTCCTGATAAGTTTTGCTGAATACATGGCCCTCACCGGTATAAACATAATACAGATAATCGTGCTCTTCAGGGTATAGTGCTGCCTCAATTGATTTAATGCCTGGGCTTGCGATTGGGCCGGGTGGAAGCCCGGTAAATTTATATGTGTTGTATACCGATTCGTATTGATAATCTTTGTTATACAATCTTGGGATATTTTTTTCTCCCTTGGTTATTCCGTAAATGACTGTAGCATCTATTTGAAGAGGCATATTAAGCCTTAATCTATTGTAAATAACCCCAGCTATTCTTTTTCTTTCATCGTCGTTTGCAGCTTCCTTTTCTATTAAAGAAGCTATGGTTATAATCTGGCTGTTTTTAAGTCCAAGCTCCTTTGCACGGTTCCTAAATTCCTGACTGTAGTTTTTGGCAAATTGGTTAAATAAAATGCTTATAACCTCTGTGCTTTGGGCTGTATAGGGGATATAATATGTGTCGGGAAATAAATACCCCTCAAGTTCATAAAATACTTTTTTATCATTATCAAATAAATTAGCCTTATCATAATCAGAAATTTTGGCGTTTAAAAGCTCATCTTTTTTAATAAATCCATTGTTTTCGAGCCTCTGTGCAATCTGATGAAGATTAAATCCTTCCGGAATTGTTATTATTTTATAATCCGATTTTCCTGATGATAATTTTTTAAGAAGTTCATCGATATCAATTCCAGCTTTAATCAAATAGCTGCCGCTCTTTAGCTTAGTATCAAGACCTTTATATCTTGTATATAATTTGAAGAATGTTTTAGATTTAATTATTTTTTTGTTAAATAATTCATCAGTTATTTTTGACAATGTATCTCCTGATTTTATTGTAAAATAAACATCGGATTTATGGTATGTTTTCATATTTTCTTTGTATTGGTTATAAAAATAAAAGGACGACAATAACAAAGCAACCGCAATCGCAATTAAAACAATTTTTTTCATAACATCAACTCCAATCCTAGTTATATTATACATTACTCGAATAGACAGTCAAATAAATAAAATATATAATTAAATAAAGCCACAAATCTATTTAAAGGTGGGGTAATATGTTATATAGATTGCTTGGAAGGACTAACTTAATGGTATCGGAAGTTGGGTTTGGAGGAATTCCGATACAAAAACTAACTCAGGATGAAGCAGCAAAAGTTTTAATTAAAGCAGAGGAGTATGGGATAAACTTTGTGGACTCAGCCAGAGGATATACTTGCAGCGAAGAATATATAGGAAATGCACTAAAGGGAAGAAGACAAAAATGGATAATTGCAACAAAATCTATGGCAAGAAGCTACGACGATATGAAAAGGGATATTGAAACTAGCTTAAAAAATTTTAGAACTGATTATATTGATATTTACCAACTGCACAATATAAAAGAAATGAGCATATACGAACAGGTTTTAGCTGAAGACGGAGCGTATAGAGCTTTAGTTGAAGCTAAAAAGCAAGGAAAGATTGGACATATTGGTATAACAGCACACAGCCTTGATGTGTTAAAGGTTGCTGTTGAGAGCCATTATTTTGAAACAATAATGTATCCATATAATATAATTGAAAGGCAGGCAACTGATGTTTTTAAACGTGCCAAAGAAAAAGATATAGGAGTTATTGCAATGAAGCCGATGGCTGGAGGGGCTCTTTCAGACGGTGAGCTTGCAGTTAAATTTATATTGAAGGATGATTTTATATCGACGGTTATTCCAGGAATGGCAAGCATAGAAGAGGTTGTTGAAAATGCAAGGGCAAGTGGTGCAGCGCTGAAACAATCTGAACTGGAACTTTGCGATAAAATAGCTAATGAAATGGACAATAATTTCTGTAGAAGGTGCGGCTACTGTGCGCCCTGCCCTCAAAATATAGATATACCATTCAGTTTCATTTTAAGGTCCTACCACCAAAACTATGACCTAAAGGGATGGGCAAAGGAAAGATATGCAGCTTTAAATGGACATGCCTCCGACTGCAGAGAATGCGGGCTTTGTGAATCCAAATGCCCATACAACCTTCCCATCAGAAAAATGCTCAAGGAAGTTAAAACCACCTTCGGTTACTAATAATATGGCTGTATCAAAATATTTAAAAAATTTTCTGAAAGTTATAGTTTAGCCCCATGAATGATTTCCCAGGCTTCGCTCAAAAAACCTAAGTAACTCTAAGCTTTTCTTTGTTTTCAAAAGTCCTACCCGCGTGAGCCTACGTCCTGTAGGCCACGCGGCTCTGCTCGTCCTGAGCAGAATTACGGACTTTTGAAAAGTCGAAAAGCAAGAGTTACTAAGGTTCATGAGAGGCGCCTTTTGGAAATCATATCATGGGGCTTTTCAACAGAAACTAACCACAGCATTTAGGAATATTTTGATACAGCCTAGGGGAAAGAAATTTTTTAAAAAATTTATTGCAGGGGTTGTAATTTGGCTATAAAATTAATATAATAAACAAAAATTGGCAATGCAGCGGGGTGTTTTTATGGATTTTAAAGCACTTAAAATTGCATGGGACGTTCATAAGAAACAAATAAGAAAGGGTTCAGATATTCCCTATATTGTTCATCCTATTGAAGTGGCAATTATTTTATATGAAAATGGGGCAGACGATGATATTCTAAATGCAGCTCTTCTGCATGATACTATAGAAGATACAAAGGGAGACAGAGAGATTCTGTTATCATATCTTAAGCAAAACTTCAATTCAAGGGTAGTTGATCTCATACTTGCAGCATCAGAACCATACAAAGTTCAATCGAAAAAAGTTTTATCCAAAGAAGAAGAGATAAATACCTGGATGGAAAGAAAAAAGCATACAATAGACTTTATAAAAAATGCAAATTTAGATGTCAAGATGCTAATTTGTGCAGATAAATTGAGCAATATAAGAAGTACCTTTAAGGATTACAAACGAATAGGAGATAGGGTGTGGAAAAAATTTAATGCAGGATATGATGAACAGAAGTGGTATTATGAAAATCTAGTAAAAGTTTTAAATGATCTTGAAGATAAAAATATGTACAAAGAACTAAAAACACTTGTTGAGAATATATTTGAAGACAGAAATAAAATAGTTCAGATAAAAGAAGCTTCAGAAGAAGATAAAAATTTCCTTAAAGAAATAATAAAAGATAATTGGGGTTCAGAGATTATAGTTTCAAAAGGTAAAGCATACAATGTGCTAAATCTTCCTGTAATTATTGCCAAAGTGGGCGAAAAGATACAGGGCTTTGCTGCCTATTCAATAGAAAATAAAGAATGCGAACTTGTTTTACTAGAGAGCGTGGAACAAAGCAAAGGAATAGGAGGGATGCTGATAGAAAAAATAATTCAGATTTCAAAGGAAAATAACTGCAGAAGACTGTTCCTTATAACTACGAACGATAACATAGAAGCAATCAAATTCTATCAAAAAAATGGATTTAAATTGAGTTCAGTATATAAAGGGGCTGTAAATGAGGCTAGAAAGATAAAACCTCAAATACCTCTTTTAGGTAATTATGATATTCCAATAGAAGACGAGATAGAATTTGAGTTAATTTTTAGTTAGAAATATGGAAAATTATAAAAATTTATGATAAAGTTATAAAAATATACTTGGGATTGGGGGTTAAAGGATGCAAAGGAGAAAACATTCAATATATTTATCTGATATAAAAAGATATATAAATGGTGAGCACTATAGTGCATATGAGTTTTTAGGAAGCAGACTAATAGAGCATAACGGTAAAAGGGGAGTAGCATTTTGCCTTTATGCACCTTATGCTAAGGAAGTCAGGGTTGTTGGAAACTTCAATGGCTGGGACGGAAAAGAACATAAGATGCTTAAAGTTTTAGATACAGGCTTTTGGTGGCTATTAATCGAAGGACTACATGAAGGAGAAATGTATAAATATGAAATAATTAAGTCTGACGGGAATAAAGTTTTAAAGGCAGATCCTTATGCCTTTTATTCAGAATTAAGACCTAATACAGCTTCCATAGTATGCGATATAGACTACAACTGGAATGATAATGAATGGATGTTAAATAGAAAGAGTATCAACTATTTTGAATCGCCAATGAATATTTACGAAGTTCATCTTGGTTCATGGAAAATGAGAGACGGTGAACCTTTAAATTACAAAGAATGTGCAGATGAATTGATTCCATATCTTAAGGAAATGGGATATACCCATATAGAACTGCTTCCTATAATGGAACATCCGTTAGATGCCTCATGGGGATATCAAATAACAGGATACTATGCTGCAACTAGTAGATATGGAAAGCCACAGGATTTTAAATATTTTGTTGATAGAATGCACCAAAACGGTATAGGAGTAATACTCGACTGGGTTCCAGGGCATTTTTGCAGGGACGAGCATGGACTATACGCCTTCGATGGAAGTCATCTTTATGAGCACGACGACCCAAGGCTTGGGGACAACTACGACTGGGGAACTGCAAATTTCGATTATGGTAAAAAGCATGTTCAAAGCTTTCTTATTTCAAACGCTATGTTCTGGTTTGAAGAATTTCATATAGACGGATTAAGAGTTGATGCGGTTGCAAGCATGCTTTATCTAAACTTTGGAAAACCTAATCTTGATATTAAAAACAGATTCGGCGGATATGAAAATATTGATGCTGTAGATTTCTTGAAAAAATTAAACAAGACAATATATGAAAACATAGACAACCCCATTATGATAGCTGAAGAGTCAACTACCTGGCCTCTGGTTACATATCCAACCTATGAAGGAGGGCTGGGATTCAGCTTTAAGTGGAATATGGGATGGATGAACGACACTTTAAAATATATGAATTATGATAAATTCAGTAGAAAAAATAATCACAATCTTTTGACTTTTTCGATGATGTATGCTTATTCGGAAAACTTTATACTTCCTTTATCCCACGATGAAGTAGTCCACGGGAAAAAATCATTGATTGACAAAATGTCGGGTGATTACGAGGAAAAATTTAAAAACCTTAGGCTTTTATACGGCTATATGATGACACACCCAGGAAAGAAGCTTTTGTTTATGGGAGGCGAAATTGCACAATTTATCGAATGGAGATTTTATTCACAAATAGAATGGTTCCTTTTAAAATATCCAATTCACGACGCTCTATTTAGATTCGTAAAGGAACTCAACCATATTTATTTAGAAAACAAATCCCTATGGGAGCTCGACCACAAAATGGAGGGCTTTGAATGGATAGATGCCGATAACAACCATCAGAGCGTAATTTCGTATATCAGGTATGCAAAGGACAAAAAGGACCATATTGTAGTTGTTATTAATTTTTCAGACGGAAATTATGAACAATATAAAATAGGCGTTCCCTTTGAGACAAAATATAGGGAAATATTAAACAGTGATAAGGATATTTATGGTGGAAGTAATTTTATTAACTCAAGCAGCATAAAATCAGTAGATGATTCATGGCACGGAAAAGACTTTAGTATAAGCATTAAACTTGCGCCATATTCAATTATACTTTTAAAACCGGAGAAGGAGTGATATCATGGCAAAAAAAGAGATTATAGCGATGGTCCTTGCTGGAGGGCAGGGAACAAGGCTAAAGGCACTTACTAAAAACAATGCAAAGCCTGCAGTTCCATTTGGAGGAAAATACAGAATAATAGATTTTGTATTAAGCAACTGTGCAAATTCATCGATAGATACTGTTGGAGTTTTGACGCAATATCAGCCTCTTATACTAAATGCACATATTGGAATTGGAATGACATGGGACCTTGACAGGAAGTTTGGAGGAGTAAGAATACTTCCTCCATATCAGCACGAGGCGGGTGGAAATTGGTATAAGGGAACTGCTGATGCCATTTATCAAAACATGACATATATAGATTATTATAACCCTGAATATCTTTTGGTGCTATCTGGCGACCACATTTACAAGATGGATTACAACGAAATGCTTGACTATCATAGGGAGAAAAATGCAGACGCAACGATTGCGGTAATCGATGTTCCATTAAACGAAGCAAGCCGCTTTGGAATTATGAACGCACATGAGGATGGAAGGATATACGAGTTTGAAGAAAAACCTAAAAAGCCAAAAAGCACATTGGCTTCTATGGGTATTTATATATTTAACTGGAACAGATTAAAACAGTTTTTAAGGGAAGACCAAAAGGACCCAACATCGTCAAATGATTTTGGGAAGAATATTATTCCTAAAATGCTTGATGCAAGGTTAAAGCTTTACGCATACAGGTTTGAAGGTTATTGGAAGGATGTTGGAACTATTGAGAGCTATTGGGAGGCTAATATGGACCTTTTAAAGGAAGACCCAACACTTGATTTATATGAAAGCATAAACAAGATTTACGCTGTCGATTATTCACTTCCGCCTCAATATGTAGGTCCTGAGGCTTCTATTAAAAATTCTATGATTGTCGACGGATGCACAATTTATGGAGAGGTGGAAAATTCCATTATCTCGAGGGGAGTTTATATAGGCAAAGATGCAGTTGTGAAGGATTCAGTGGTTTTACAGGACGCAAGGATTGAAGACGGCGCAGTTATAAATAAATGCGTTATTGGAAATGGTGCAAGGATAAGGGAAAAAGTAGTTGTTGGAGATGGGGAAAATATAATACTTGTCCCAGAGAAAAAAGATGTAAAAGAAAACATGCTAAAGGAATGATGGGGTGATTTTATGCTAAGAGATTATATGGGTGTAATAGTTTTAAACGAGGATGAAAGCAATATTAGAAGCCTTACATTAAACAGGCCGCTTGCTTCT from Caloramator mitchellensis includes the following:
- a CDS encoding GNAT family N-acetyltransferase, with amino-acid sequence MDFKALKIAWDVHKKQIRKGSDIPYIVHPIEVAIILYENGADDDILNAALLHDTIEDTKGDREILLSYLKQNFNSRVVDLILAASEPYKVQSKKVLSKEEEINTWMERKKHTIDFIKNANLDVKMLICADKLSNIRSTFKDYKRIGDRVWKKFNAGYDEQKWYYENLVKVLNDLEDKNMYKELKTLVENIFEDRNKIVQIKEASEEDKNFLKEIIKDNWGSEIIVSKGKAYNVLNLPVIIAKVGEKIQGFAAYSIENKECELVLLESVEQSKGIGGMLIEKIIQISKENNCRRLFLITTNDNIEAIKFYQKNGFKLSSVYKGAVNEARKIKPQIPLLGNYDIPIEDEIEFELIFS
- a CDS encoding aldo/keto reductase, with amino-acid sequence MLYRLLGRTNLMVSEVGFGGIPIQKLTQDEAAKVLIKAEEYGINFVDSARGYTCSEEYIGNALKGRRQKWIIATKSMARSYDDMKRDIETSLKNFRTDYIDIYQLHNIKEMSIYEQVLAEDGAYRALVEAKKQGKIGHIGITAHSLDVLKVAVESHYFETIMYPYNIIERQATDVFKRAKEKDIGVIAMKPMAGGALSDGELAVKFILKDDFISTVIPGMASIEEVVENARASGAALKQSELELCDKIANEMDNNFCRRCGYCAPCPQNIDIPFSFILRSYHQNYDLKGWAKERYAALNGHASDCRECGLCESKCPYNLPIRKMLKEVKTTFGY
- the mltG gene encoding endolytic transglycosylase MltG yields the protein MKKIVLIAIAVALLLSSFYFYNQYKENMKTYHKSDVYFTIKSGDTLSKITDELFNKKIIKSKTFFKLYTRYKGLDTKLKSGSYLIKAGIDIDELLKKLSSGKSDYKIITIPEGFNLHQIAQRLENNGFIKKDELLNAKISDYDKANLFDNDKKVFYELEGYLFPDTYYIPYTAQSTEVISILFNQFAKNYSQEFRNRAKELGLKNSQIITIASLIEKEAANDDERKRIAGVIYNRLRLNMPLQIDATVIYGITKGEKNIPRLYNKDYQYESVYNTYKFTGLPPGPIASPGIKSIEAALYPEEHDYLYYVYTGEGHVFSKTYQEHLKNVNKYIK
- the glgB gene encoding 1,4-alpha-glucan branching protein GlgB gives rise to the protein MQRRKHSIYLSDIKRYINGEHYSAYEFLGSRLIEHNGKRGVAFCLYAPYAKEVRVVGNFNGWDGKEHKMLKVLDTGFWWLLIEGLHEGEMYKYEIIKSDGNKVLKADPYAFYSELRPNTASIVCDIDYNWNDNEWMLNRKSINYFESPMNIYEVHLGSWKMRDGEPLNYKECADELIPYLKEMGYTHIELLPIMEHPLDASWGYQITGYYAATSRYGKPQDFKYFVDRMHQNGIGVILDWVPGHFCRDEHGLYAFDGSHLYEHDDPRLGDNYDWGTANFDYGKKHVQSFLISNAMFWFEEFHIDGLRVDAVASMLYLNFGKPNLDIKNRFGGYENIDAVDFLKKLNKTIYENIDNPIMIAEESTTWPLVTYPTYEGGLGFSFKWNMGWMNDTLKYMNYDKFSRKNNHNLLTFSMMYAYSENFILPLSHDEVVHGKKSLIDKMSGDYEEKFKNLRLLYGYMMTHPGKKLLFMGGEIAQFIEWRFYSQIEWFLLKYPIHDALFRFVKELNHIYLENKSLWELDHKMEGFEWIDADNNHQSVISYIRYAKDKKDHIVVVINFSDGNYEQYKIGVPFETKYREILNSDKDIYGGSNFINSSSIKSVDDSWHGKDFSISIKLAPYSIILLKPEKE
- a CDS encoding glucose-1-phosphate adenylyltransferase, with protein sequence MAKKEIIAMVLAGGQGTRLKALTKNNAKPAVPFGGKYRIIDFVLSNCANSSIDTVGVLTQYQPLILNAHIGIGMTWDLDRKFGGVRILPPYQHEAGGNWYKGTADAIYQNMTYIDYYNPEYLLVLSGDHIYKMDYNEMLDYHREKNADATIAVIDVPLNEASRFGIMNAHEDGRIYEFEEKPKKPKSTLASMGIYIFNWNRLKQFLREDQKDPTSSNDFGKNIIPKMLDARLKLYAYRFEGYWKDVGTIESYWEANMDLLKEDPTLDLYESINKIYAVDYSLPPQYVGPEASIKNSMIVDGCTIYGEVENSIISRGVYIGKDAVVKDSVVLQDARIEDGAVINKCVIGNGARIREKVVVGDGENIILVPEKKDVKENMLKE